Proteins co-encoded in one Streptomyces sp. NBC_01283 genomic window:
- a CDS encoding SDR family NAD(P)-dependent oxidoreductase: MADPMDGKTRRAAPAEETRAEKVRAEEVQAGESGSAGGFAERLAGLPPGRRPAALLDLVREETAGLAGTDPLDVDPELAYRDYGYNSLAAVELTSRLSQATGLELPLTLLFDHPTAAAVAEHLLDLFGFAHAEGDAPKTEAADAGAEPGPDNDPIAVVGMACRYPGGVTSPADLWDVVAAGRDAVSEFPRDRGWDLGGLFSTDPEQPGTSYARTGGFLDPVADFDAEFFGIARREALAMDPQQRLLLQTVWESLENAGIDPGRLKKSRTGVYVGSSGQDYENVARSGPGELEGYWGIGSAGSVLSGRVAYAFGFEGPALTVDTACSSSLVGVHLAVQALRRGECTLAVAGGATVMATPKVFTEFSRQRALSPDGRCRSYAEAADGTGWAEGIGVVLLERLSEARRNNHRVLALIPGTAVNQDGASNGLTAPNGGSQQRVITQALADAGLRPREVDAVEGHGTGTTLGDPVEIDALAAVFGQDRPAGQPLRLGSLKSNIGHSQAAAGVGGLIKMVQALRHEVLPRTLHVDRPTPKADWSDGSVSLLTEAAPWPRGERVRRAGVSAFGVGGTNAHVLVEESPAAQAETPAIQTDTPAPESRTSSSELPSPSPAFATSPVVPWVLSAKTPAALRAQAGRLHAHLTTAQPEATPTQVGAALVHTRAHFDHRAALTGTTRAELLAAVAAVSRGDEADQVTRARARTGKTVFVFPGQGSQWIGMSRELAAAHPVFADELSACADALAPYTDFSLGDVLSGAAGAPSLERVEVVQPALFAVMAALSALWRRHGVHPDAVVGHSQGEIAAAYVAGGLSLQDAARVVALRSKAIAEMEGRGGMASVTASPERLLPLLRDWDGLISVAAVNGPSSLTVSGESDALDALLARCAAEDIWARRVPVDYASHSPQVESLKERLADVLAPISPRSGEVRFLSTVTADEFDTSGLDADYWYRNLRRTVRFEEVVRALLDQGHTTFIEISPHPILTFAVEQTVEQTLVEAGGRESGPGRGGAVVLGSARREQEQAQFTASLAASHAHGVPVDWDAVFDPATARDIELPTYAFESTRYWAAPRPATGGIGEAGLHPTGHRLLAAGAELADGSGWVFTGRVSRDTHGWLDDHAVYGTVLLPGTAFVDMAVLAASYAGCDVVEELTLEEPLVLPDQGAVDLQASVGAPDAQGRRAVAVHSRPADATGDEAWTRHAGGFLAPAPAQGDSSPGPVSWPPKGAEPLDVDGLYDRLADRGFGYGPVFRGLRAAWRHDGVLLAEVDAAAAGGSADAGGRTDAGGSADAEGHGVHPALLDAAFHAQLTELAGADGASGQAWLPFTWSGVRVLRPGATHLRVSLTPLGEGTVRMSAVDAAGRTVVTVDSVVARPVDPSRLAGTRGPADCLYRVDWQAAPAPGPAVTSGNWAVLAEDGATMARPDDVSGPGVPAPRLATYLSLSHLADAVDAGGAVPDTVVAFVPAAHGTPTAEAARSRAHHTLALLRGWLADQRFADARLVLVTRNAVATAPGAAVAPDLAPLWGLVRTAQSEHPGRFMLVDLDDASGDPARVLPLALAVEEPQVALRGGAPHVPRAVRVRGALGEALPFAPDGTVLITGGTSGLGAQLARHLAAEQGVRHLLLASRRGPDADGVPELTAELAGLGAQVAVAACDITDRSATAALLASIDAAHPLTAVIHSAGTLDDGLLEALTPERLDHVLRPKVDAALHLHELTKSLPLTAFVLFSSVAGTIGGSGQGNYAAANTFLDTFAQWRRAQGLPALSLAWGLWAEASDMTKHLGDAEVAQLSRSGLAPLGTAEGLRLFDAVHGTEDALLLPARLDLGALRAQSREGSLPAVLRALVPAAQGPAVRPGGELVARLAAAVPEERGALVLAAVATEVAVVLGYEGSGAVDPERPFKELGLDSLGAVRLRNRLSQVTGLTLPSTLVFGHPTVPALAAHLAALLDERAAGDQAEGASGVHADLDRLAELLPSVAQAEVSAVRTRLRSLLATLDDQGGEYGEYGDDSGGPRRDRIDAASADDLFDLIDNDLGVG, encoded by the coding sequence ATGGCTGACCCGATGGACGGCAAGACCCGGCGAGCAGCACCGGCCGAAGAGACGCGGGCCGAAAAGGTGCGGGCCGAAGAGGTGCAGGCCGGGGAGTCCGGTTCTGCGGGAGGCTTCGCGGAGCGCCTGGCCGGGCTGCCGCCCGGCCGCCGCCCGGCGGCCCTTCTCGACCTGGTCCGCGAGGAGACCGCGGGCCTGGCGGGGACCGACCCGCTGGACGTCGACCCGGAGCTGGCCTACCGCGACTACGGGTACAACTCTCTCGCGGCCGTGGAGCTGACCAGCCGGCTGAGCCAGGCCACCGGCCTCGAACTGCCCCTCACCCTGCTCTTCGACCACCCGACCGCGGCCGCCGTGGCGGAGCACCTGCTCGACCTGTTCGGCTTCGCCCACGCCGAGGGCGACGCGCCCAAGACGGAAGCAGCGGACGCCGGCGCGGAGCCGGGCCCCGACAACGACCCGATCGCCGTCGTGGGCATGGCGTGCCGCTACCCGGGCGGCGTGACGTCCCCCGCCGACCTGTGGGACGTGGTGGCCGCCGGGCGCGACGCCGTATCGGAGTTTCCGCGCGACCGGGGATGGGACCTCGGCGGTCTCTTCTCCACCGACCCCGAGCAGCCCGGCACCAGCTACGCCCGCACCGGCGGATTCCTGGACCCGGTGGCCGACTTCGACGCGGAGTTCTTCGGCATCGCGCGCCGCGAGGCACTCGCGATGGACCCCCAGCAGCGGCTGCTCCTGCAGACCGTCTGGGAGTCCCTGGAGAACGCGGGCATCGACCCCGGCCGCCTGAAGAAGTCGCGGACCGGCGTGTACGTGGGCAGCAGCGGCCAGGACTACGAGAACGTGGCGCGCTCCGGCCCCGGCGAACTGGAGGGCTACTGGGGCATCGGCTCCGCGGGGAGCGTCCTGTCCGGCCGGGTCGCCTACGCCTTCGGCTTCGAGGGCCCGGCTCTCACCGTCGACACCGCCTGCTCGTCGTCCCTGGTGGGCGTGCACCTTGCCGTGCAGGCACTGCGCCGGGGCGAGTGCACGCTCGCGGTGGCGGGTGGCGCCACCGTCATGGCCACGCCGAAGGTCTTCACCGAGTTCAGCAGGCAGCGCGCCCTCTCGCCGGACGGCAGGTGCCGTTCGTACGCGGAGGCCGCCGACGGCACCGGGTGGGCCGAGGGCATCGGCGTCGTCCTGCTCGAACGCCTCAGCGAGGCCCGCCGCAACAACCACCGCGTCCTCGCCCTCATCCCGGGCACGGCGGTCAACCAGGACGGCGCAAGCAACGGCCTGACCGCCCCGAACGGCGGCTCCCAGCAGCGCGTCATCACCCAGGCGCTCGCCGACGCCGGGCTGCGCCCCCGCGAGGTCGACGCGGTCGAGGGGCACGGCACCGGCACCACCCTCGGCGACCCCGTCGAGATCGACGCCCTCGCGGCCGTCTTCGGCCAGGACCGTCCCGCCGGGCAGCCGCTGCGGCTCGGCTCCCTCAAGTCCAACATCGGGCACAGCCAGGCCGCCGCGGGCGTCGGCGGCCTGATCAAGATGGTGCAGGCGCTCCGTCACGAGGTACTCCCCCGGACCCTGCACGTCGACCGGCCCACACCCAAGGCCGACTGGTCCGACGGTTCGGTGTCCCTGCTGACCGAGGCCGCCCCGTGGCCGCGCGGCGAGCGGGTCCGCCGGGCCGGGGTGTCAGCCTTCGGGGTGGGCGGGACGAACGCTCACGTTCTCGTGGAGGAGTCGCCCGCCGCACAGGCGGAGACGCCTGCCATACAGACAGATACGCCCGCGCCCGAGAGCCGGACCTCATCATCTGAACTCCCCTCCCCCTCCCCCGCCTTCGCGACATCTCCCGTGGTGCCGTGGGTGCTGTCCGCCAAGACACCGGCCGCTCTGCGCGCCCAGGCCGGACGCCTGCACGCCCACCTCACCACCGCACAGCCGGAGGCCACCCCCACCCAGGTCGGCGCCGCCCTCGTCCACACCCGCGCCCATTTCGACCACCGCGCCGCCCTCACCGGCACCACCCGCGCCGAACTCCTCGCCGCGGTCGCCGCGGTGTCCCGGGGCGATGAGGCGGACCAGGTGACCCGGGCCCGCGCCCGTACCGGAAAGACCGTCTTCGTCTTCCCCGGCCAAGGCTCCCAGTGGATCGGCATGAGCCGTGAACTCGCCGCCGCCCACCCGGTGTTCGCCGACGAGCTCAGCGCATGCGCCGACGCGCTCGCGCCCTACACCGACTTCTCGCTCGGCGATGTCCTGAGCGGGGCGGCGGGCGCTCCTTCGCTGGAGCGGGTGGAGGTCGTGCAGCCCGCGCTCTTCGCGGTGATGGCGGCGCTCTCCGCGCTCTGGCGCCGGCATGGCGTCCACCCCGACGCCGTGGTCGGGCACTCGCAGGGCGAGATAGCCGCCGCGTACGTCGCCGGGGGTCTCTCGCTCCAGGACGCCGCCCGCGTCGTGGCGCTGCGCAGCAAGGCCATCGCCGAGATGGAAGGGCGCGGTGGCATGGCGTCGGTGACGGCGTCGCCCGAGCGGCTGCTGCCGCTCCTGCGGGACTGGGACGGACTCATATCCGTCGCCGCCGTCAACGGCCCGTCGTCCCTGACGGTTTCGGGGGAGTCCGACGCGCTGGACGCGCTGCTCGCCCGCTGCGCCGCCGAGGACATCTGGGCCCGCCGCGTCCCCGTCGACTACGCCTCGCACTCCCCCCAGGTCGAATCGCTGAAGGAGCGTCTGGCGGACGTTCTGGCACCGATATCGCCGCGCTCCGGCGAGGTGCGCTTCCTCTCCACGGTCACCGCCGACGAGTTCGACACCAGCGGCCTCGACGCCGACTACTGGTACCGGAACCTGCGCCGGACCGTGCGGTTCGAGGAGGTCGTCCGCGCGCTGCTCGACCAGGGGCACACCACGTTCATCGAGATCAGTCCGCACCCGATCCTCACCTTCGCCGTGGAACAGACGGTGGAACAGACCTTGGTGGAGGCAGGCGGAAGGGAGAGCGGTCCCGGCCGGGGCGGTGCGGTCGTCCTCGGCTCGGCCCGGCGCGAGCAGGAACAGGCGCAGTTCACCGCCTCGCTCGCCGCCTCGCACGCCCACGGGGTGCCCGTGGACTGGGATGCGGTGTTCGACCCGGCCACCGCGCGCGACATCGAACTCCCCACGTATGCCTTCGAGTCCACGCGGTACTGGGCGGCGCCCCGGCCAGCCACGGGCGGCATCGGGGAAGCGGGGCTGCACCCCACCGGGCACCGGCTCCTGGCCGCCGGAGCCGAACTCGCCGACGGCAGCGGGTGGGTGTTCACCGGGCGCGTCTCACGGGACACACATGGCTGGCTTGACGACCACGCGGTTTACGGCACGGTCCTGCTGCCGGGCACCGCCTTCGTGGACATGGCCGTCCTGGCCGCCTCGTACGCCGGGTGCGACGTGGTCGAGGAGCTGACGCTGGAGGAGCCGCTGGTGCTGCCCGATCAGGGCGCCGTCGACCTCCAGGCATCGGTCGGTGCTCCGGACGCCCAGGGGCGGCGGGCGGTGGCGGTCCACTCCCGGCCGGCCGACGCGACGGGCGACGAGGCATGGACGCGCCATGCCGGCGGCTTCCTCGCGCCCGCACCGGCTCAGGGCGACAGCTCTCCCGGCCCCGTCTCCTGGCCACCGAAGGGCGCCGAGCCGCTGGACGTCGACGGCCTCTACGACCGGCTCGCCGACCGGGGCTTCGGATACGGCCCCGTATTCCGCGGACTGCGTGCGGCCTGGCGGCACGACGGTGTCCTCCTCGCCGAGGTGGACGCCGCGGCGGCCGGGGGCAGCGCGGATGCCGGGGGACGTACGGATGCCGGGGGCAGCGCGGATGCCGAGGGGCATGGGGTGCACCCCGCCCTGCTCGATGCCGCGTTCCACGCCCAGCTGACGGAACTGGCCGGTGCCGACGGGGCGTCCGGGCAGGCCTGGCTGCCGTTCACCTGGTCCGGTGTGCGCGTCCTGCGGCCGGGCGCCACACACCTGCGGGTGTCCCTCACCCCGCTCGGCGAAGGCACCGTACGCATGTCCGCGGTCGACGCCGCGGGCCGCACCGTGGTCACCGTCGACTCGGTCGTGGCCCGCCCGGTGGATCCGTCCCGCCTGGCCGGTACGCGCGGCCCCGCCGACTGCCTCTACCGAGTGGACTGGCAGGCGGCACCAGCCCCCGGCCCGGCCGTCACGTCCGGGAATTGGGCAGTCCTGGCCGAGGACGGGGCGACCATGGCGCGCCCGGATGACGTGAGCGGTCCGGGAGTTCCTGCCCCGCGGCTTGCCACCTACCTCTCCCTGTCTCACCTGGCCGATGCGGTGGACGCAGGCGGAGCCGTGCCGGACACCGTCGTCGCGTTCGTGCCCGCGGCGCACGGCACACCCACCGCGGAGGCGGCTCGCTCCCGTGCCCACCACACCCTGGCGCTGTTGCGCGGCTGGCTGGCCGACCAGCGGTTCGCCGACGCGCGCCTGGTGCTGGTCACTCGGAACGCCGTGGCCACCGCTCCCGGCGCGGCCGTCGCCCCCGACCTCGCGCCCCTGTGGGGACTGGTGCGCACCGCGCAGTCGGAGCACCCCGGCCGTTTCATGCTCGTCGATCTCGACGACGCCTCCGGCGATCCGGCACGCGTCCTGCCCCTCGCGCTCGCCGTCGAGGAGCCCCAGGTCGCCCTGCGCGGCGGCGCGCCCCATGTACCCCGTGCCGTCCGGGTCCGCGGCGCCCTTGGCGAAGCGCTCCCCTTCGCCCCGGACGGCACGGTACTGATCACCGGAGGCACCAGCGGACTCGGCGCCCAGCTGGCCCGGCACCTCGCCGCCGAACAGGGCGTCCGGCATCTGCTCCTGGCCAGCCGCCGCGGCCCGGACGCCGATGGCGTGCCGGAGCTGACGGCGGAACTGGCCGGTCTCGGCGCCCAGGTCGCCGTCGCGGCCTGCGACATCACGGACCGGTCGGCGACAGCGGCGCTCCTCGCATCGATCGACGCCGCACATCCGCTGACCGCCGTCATCCACTCCGCGGGCACGCTGGACGATGGTCTCCTGGAGGCGTTGACGCCCGAGCGCCTGGATCACGTGCTGCGGCCCAAGGTGGATGCCGCCCTGCACCTGCACGAGCTGACCAAGTCCCTGCCCCTCACGGCGTTCGTGCTGTTCTCCTCGGTCGCCGGAACCATCGGCGGCTCGGGACAGGGCAACTACGCGGCGGCCAACACGTTCCTGGACACCTTCGCGCAGTGGCGGCGCGCCCAGGGGCTGCCCGCGCTCTCGCTGGCGTGGGGCCTGTGGGCGGAAGCGAGCGACATGACCAAGCACCTCGGGGACGCCGAGGTGGCCCAGTTGAGCAGGTCGGGGCTCGCGCCGCTCGGCACCGCCGAAGGGCTGCGCCTGTTCGACGCGGTGCACGGCACGGAAGACGCGTTGCTGCTGCCCGCCCGGCTCGACCTGGGCGCCCTGCGTGCCCAGTCCCGCGAAGGCTCGCTGCCCGCTGTTCTGCGAGCCCTGGTACCGGCCGCGCAGGGACCCGCCGTCCGGCCGGGCGGGGAGCTGGTCGCGCGTCTCGCGGCCGCCGTGCCCGAAGAGCGGGGCGCGCTGGTGCTCGCGGCAGTCGCCACGGAGGTCGCCGTGGTCCTCGGGTACGAGGGCTCCGGCGCCGTCGACCCGGAACGCCCTTTCAAGGAACTGGGCCTGGACTCCCTGGGCGCGGTGCGGCTGCGCAACCGGCTGAGCCAGGTCACCGGCCTCACCCTGCCGTCCACCCTGGTCTTCGGCCACCCGACGGTTCCCGCTCTCGCCGCGCACCTGGCCGCACTGCTCGACGAACGGGCCGCCGGGGACCAGGCGGAGGGGGCGTCCGGTGTGCACGCGGATCTGGACCGCCTCGCCGAGCTGCTCCCTTCGGTCGCCCAGGCCGAGGTGTCGGCCGTCCGCACCCGGCTGCGGTCCCTGCTCGCGACGCTCGACGACCAGGGCGGCGAGTACGGCGAGTACGGCGACGACAGCGGCGGCCCTCGCAGGGATCGCATCGACGCGGCATCCGCCGACGACCTGTTCGACCTGATCGACAACGACTTGGGGGTGGGGTGA
- a CDS encoding type I polyketide synthase, with the protein MSDDDKTLRYLRRVTAELQDTRARLRQAEQRAYEPVAVVGMACRYPGGVNSPDALWDLVAAGRDVVADFPGDRGWDLERLFHEDPDHPGTTYARAGGFLEGATEFDAEFFGIGRTEALAMDPQQRLLLQTAWESLEDAGIGPGDLRGSRTGVFVGTTGQDYAQLARTGPDELEGYWGIGSAGSVLSGRVSYVLGFEGPALTVDTACSSSLVGVHLAIQALRHDECSLALAGGVTVMSTPGVFTEFSRQRALSPDGRCRSYAEAADGTGWGEGVGIVLLERLSEARRNNHRVLAVIAGSAVNQDGASNGLTAPNGGSQQRVITQALAAARLRPDDIDAVEGHGTGTTLGDPIEIDALAAVYGRERTADPLRLGSLKSNIGHSQAAAGVGGLIKMVQALRHEVLPRTLHVDRPTPKADWSGGAISLLTEATAWPRGERVRRAGVSSFGISGSNAHIVVEEAPLDGSLDAGTGPEPETLPVVPWVLSAKTPAALHAQARRLHTHLTTAQPEATPAQVAAALAHTRTHFDHRAALTGTTRAELLAGLAAFGAGHLPGNAVLGTAARARKTAFLFSGQGSQQVGMGSELATAHPVFADALDGVLAELDRHLELPLRQVMSAPDGTPEAELLHRTGWTQPALFALEVALYRLLESWGYTPDFLMGHSVGELSAAHVAGVLSLSDASTLVAARGRLMQALPEGGAMVALEATEDEVLEHLRGHDHLAVAAVNGPRSVVVSGAARPLADWLRPWQEQGRRTRRLHVSHAFHSPLMRPVLDELAAVASDLSYHAPTLPIVSNVTGDLADASALATPGYWVRHAERPVRFHDGVRRLEAAGVTAFLELGPSGVLTSMTRHALHDPAAAVLAPALDGHAPEPAALMTALAELHTHGACDLRALLSRSAARQVPLPTYAFQPRRHWIDVPQTVRNTDPGPSTDQVPSAPPAQEQPYPDTPAHQEQDVLDLVRTQAALVLGYEDGGCIDPDLTLLELGIDSLGAVRFQRRLASVTGLDLPATLLVDHPTTGALAEHLRPLLAPSDTSGTSGTSGPADTSGPADLLRDLHQRGRLTDAVPLLQAAAADRLAFSRAERPGSPQDSVLVAHGPAAPMVVCVPSFLAGSGPHQFARFAAGFARRPRMSALTLPGLGASPLLPGSWRAAVDSLATTALHTADGAPLVLVGHSIGGALAHAAAASLERAGHRVEGVVLIDTYEPEPAQQQAVFAWAMGRILDRDGAPAELGDDGVLAMGGYLRLFDDWTADRLTAPVLLLTAEQGPDAPDSAAWRFWQSANTVMPVSGDHFSLLEEHAAHTARTVEDWLRKELSCSPSA; encoded by the coding sequence ATGTCCGACGATGACAAGACACTGCGGTACCTCAGGCGTGTCACCGCCGAACTGCAGGACACCCGTGCGCGGTTGCGGCAGGCCGAGCAGCGCGCGTACGAGCCGGTCGCCGTGGTCGGCATGGCCTGCCGCTATCCCGGCGGCGTGAACTCTCCCGACGCCCTGTGGGACCTGGTCGCGGCCGGGCGCGACGTGGTCGCGGACTTCCCCGGGGACCGTGGCTGGGACCTGGAGCGGCTCTTCCACGAAGACCCGGATCACCCTGGCACGACGTACGCCAGGGCCGGCGGATTCCTGGAGGGGGCGACGGAGTTCGACGCGGAGTTCTTCGGCATCGGACGCACCGAGGCCCTGGCCATGGACCCGCAGCAGCGGCTGCTCCTGCAGACCGCCTGGGAGTCCCTGGAGGACGCGGGCATCGGCCCGGGAGACCTGCGCGGCTCGCGGACGGGTGTGTTCGTGGGGACGACGGGCCAGGACTACGCGCAACTGGCGCGTACGGGGCCGGACGAGCTGGAGGGCTACTGGGGCATCGGCTCGGCGGGCAGCGTGCTCTCCGGCCGTGTCTCGTACGTCCTGGGGTTCGAGGGACCGGCCCTCACCGTGGACACGGCCTGTTCGTCGTCACTGGTGGGCGTGCACCTGGCGATCCAGGCGCTGCGCCACGACGAGTGCTCATTGGCTCTGGCGGGCGGCGTGACGGTGATGTCCACGCCGGGCGTCTTCACCGAGTTCAGCAGGCAGCGCGCCCTCTCGCCGGACGGCAGGTGCCGTTCGTACGCGGAGGCCGCCGACGGCACCGGGTGGGGCGAGGGGGTCGGCATCGTCCTGCTCGAACGCCTCAGCGAGGCCCGCCGCAACAACCACCGTGTCCTGGCGGTCATCGCGGGCTCCGCGGTCAACCAGGACGGCGCCAGCAACGGCCTGACCGCCCCGAACGGCGGCTCCCAGCAGCGCGTCATCACGCAAGCCCTCGCCGCGGCACGGCTGCGTCCCGACGACATCGACGCGGTCGAGGGGCACGGCACCGGCACCACCCTCGGCGACCCCATCGAGATCGACGCCCTCGCGGCGGTGTACGGACGCGAGCGAACCGCCGACCCGCTGCGACTGGGCTCCCTCAAGTCCAACATCGGGCACAGCCAGGCCGCCGCGGGCGTCGGCGGCCTGATCAAGATGGTGCAGGCGCTGCGGCACGAAGTACTGCCCCGGACCCTGCACGTCGACCGGCCCACGCCCAAGGCCGACTGGTCCGGCGGCGCCATCTCCCTGCTGACCGAGGCCACCGCATGGCCGCGCGGCGAGCGGGTCCGCCGGGCGGGGGTGTCCTCGTTCGGCATCAGCGGCAGCAACGCGCACATCGTGGTGGAGGAGGCACCACTCGACGGATCCCTCGATGCCGGGACGGGCCCCGAACCGGAGACCCTCCCCGTGGTGCCGTGGGTGCTGTCCGCCAAGACGCCGGCCGCCCTGCACGCCCAGGCCCGCCGCCTGCACACCCACCTCACCACCGCACAGCCGGAGGCCACCCCCGCCCAGGTAGCCGCCGCCCTCGCCCACACCCGCACACACTTCGACCACCGCGCCGCCCTCACCGGCACCACCCGCGCCGAACTCCTCGCCGGGCTCGCGGCGTTCGGCGCGGGACACCTGCCGGGCAACGCCGTCCTGGGGACAGCGGCGCGAGCGCGCAAGACCGCCTTCCTGTTCTCCGGGCAGGGGTCCCAGCAGGTCGGCATGGGCAGCGAACTCGCCACTGCCCACCCGGTGTTCGCCGATGCCCTGGACGGGGTCCTCGCCGAGCTCGACCGGCATCTGGAGCTGCCCCTGCGCCAGGTGATGTCGGCCCCCGACGGCACCCCCGAGGCGGAGTTGCTGCACCGCACGGGCTGGACGCAGCCGGCCCTGTTCGCCCTGGAGGTGGCGCTCTACCGCCTCCTGGAGTCGTGGGGTTACACCCCGGACTTCCTGATGGGCCACTCGGTCGGCGAGCTGTCCGCCGCGCATGTGGCCGGGGTCCTGTCCCTGTCCGACGCGAGCACCCTGGTCGCCGCGCGCGGCCGGCTCATGCAGGCCCTGCCCGAGGGCGGTGCGATGGTCGCCCTGGAGGCGACGGAGGACGAGGTACTGGAACACCTGCGCGGCCACGACCACCTGGCCGTCGCCGCCGTGAACGGGCCCCGCTCGGTCGTCGTGTCCGGCGCCGCCCGTCCCCTCGCGGACTGGTTGCGACCATGGCAGGAGCAAGGCCGCCGCACCCGCCGGCTCCACGTGAGTCACGCCTTCCACTCCCCCTTGATGCGGCCCGTGCTGGACGAACTGGCCGCCGTGGCAAGCGACTTGAGCTACCACGCGCCGACCCTGCCGATCGTCTCGAACGTGACGGGCGACCTCGCCGACGCGTCCGCTCTGGCCACACCCGGCTACTGGGTGCGTCACGCCGAGCGCCCCGTCCGCTTCCACGACGGGGTGCGCCGCCTGGAGGCCGCGGGGGTGACGGCGTTCCTGGAGCTCGGGCCGAGCGGCGTACTGACCTCGATGACCCGGCACGCCCTGCACGACCCGGCCGCCGCGGTGCTCGCTCCCGCTCTCGACGGGCACGCGCCCGAACCCGCCGCGCTCATGACGGCGCTCGCCGAACTGCACACGCACGGCGCCTGCGACCTGCGGGCCCTCCTCTCCCGGTCCGCGGCCCGCCAAGTGCCCCTTCCCACGTACGCCTTCCAGCCGCGCCGCCACTGGATCGACGTGCCGCAGACCGTACGGAACACGGATCCCGGCCCCTCGACGGACCAGGTGCCCTCGGCGCCGCCCGCACAGGAGCAGCCGTACCCCGATACGCCGGCGCACCAGGAGCAAGACGTCCTCGACCTGGTCCGCACCCAGGCGGCCCTCGTCCTCGGCTACGAGGACGGCGGGTGCATCGACCCGGACCTGACGCTGCTGGAGCTCGGCATCGACTCGCTCGGAGCCGTCCGCTTCCAGCGGCGGCTGGCTTCGGTCACCGGCCTCGACCTTCCTGCCACCCTCCTGGTCGACCACCCCACCACGGGGGCCCTCGCGGAGCATCTGCGGCCGCTGCTCGCTCCGAGCGACACGAGCGGAACGAGCGGCACGAGCGGTCCCGCCGACACGAGCGGTCCCGCCGACCTGCTCAGGGATCTGCATCAGCGAGGACGGCTCACGGACGCGGTGCCGCTGCTCCAGGCGGCCGCCGCGGACCGCCTCGCCTTCAGCAGGGCCGAACGGCCCGGGAGCCCGCAGGATTCGGTGCTGGTGGCCCACGGCCCGGCCGCGCCCATGGTGGTCTGCGTGCCGTCCTTCCTGGCCGGATCGGGCCCCCACCAGTTCGCGCGGTTCGCCGCCGGGTTCGCCCGCCGTCCGCGGATGTCGGCGCTCACCCTGCCCGGCCTCGGCGCATCGCCGCTGCTGCCCGGCTCGTGGCGGGCGGCGGTCGACAGCCTGGCCACCACCGCCCTGCACACGGCGGACGGCGCCCCTCTCGTCCTCGTCGGGCACTCCATCGGCGGCGCCCTGGCGCACGCCGCCGCCGCGTCGCTGGAACGCGCGGGACACCGGGTCGAGGGGGTCGTGCTGATCGACACGTACGAGCCCGAACCCGCCCAGCAGCAAGCGGTGTTCGCCTGGGCGATGGGCCGCATTCTCGACCGGGACGGCGCGCCCGCCGAACTCGGCGACGACGGCGTGCTGGCCATGGGCGGCTATCTGCGGCTCTTCGACGACTGGACGGCCGACCGGCTGACGGCTCCCGTGCTGCTCCTGACCGCAGAGCAAGGGCCCGACGCTCCCGACAGCGCCGCCTGGCGGTTCTGGCAGTCCGCGAACACCGTCATGCCCGTCAGCGGCGACCACTTCTCGCTCCTCGAGGAGCACGCCGCCCACACGGCACGCACCGTCGAGGACTGGCTTCGAAAGGAACTTTCATGCAGCCCGTCGGCATAG
- a CDS encoding alpha/beta fold hydrolase gives MAEVDLSAGTVEYQDTGGEGPVVVLLHGVAMDGSLWRNVVAPLRSEFRCVVPTLPLGGHRRPMKPDADLSIAGVARLVAEFLDRLDLRDVTLVMSDWGGAQALVAEGRDERIGRLVITSCEAFDNFPPGVPGSNLHTSAKLPGGINFAFKSLKWKPMRRLPMTWGWMSKRPVPHEVMNAWFEPLWTSKEIRRDLRKYVLGVPPKSELLGWADKLRDFDRPALVVWAAEDKVMPPEHGRRLAALLPKGQHVEIEDSYTLIPEDQPEKLSAHIRSFLLTGTAASS, from the coding sequence ATGGCTGAGGTAGACCTTTCGGCTGGCACGGTGGAGTATCAGGACACCGGCGGCGAAGGGCCGGTCGTGGTCCTGCTGCACGGCGTCGCGATGGACGGTTCCCTGTGGCGGAACGTGGTGGCGCCTCTGCGGTCCGAATTCCGTTGTGTGGTACCGACGTTGCCCCTGGGCGGTCACCGTCGGCCGATGAAGCCCGACGCGGACCTGTCGATCGCGGGCGTGGCCCGGCTGGTGGCGGAATTCCTCGACCGGCTCGACCTGCGCGACGTCACGCTGGTCATGAGCGACTGGGGCGGCGCGCAGGCCCTGGTCGCGGAGGGCAGGGACGAGCGGATCGGGCGCCTCGTCATCACCTCGTGCGAGGCGTTCGACAACTTCCCGCCGGGCGTGCCCGGAAGCAACCTCCACACCTCGGCGAAGCTGCCGGGCGGCATCAACTTCGCCTTCAAGTCGCTGAAGTGGAAGCCGATGCGCCGACTGCCCATGACCTGGGGCTGGATGAGCAAGCGCCCGGTCCCCCACGAGGTGATGAACGCCTGGTTCGAGCCGCTGTGGACGTCCAAGGAGATCCGCCGCGACCTGCGCAAGTACGTGCTCGGGGTACCGCCGAAGAGTGAACTGCTCGGCTGGGCCGACAAGTTGCGCGACTTCGACCGGCCCGCGCTCGTGGTGTGGGCCGCCGAGGACAAGGTCATGCCGCCCGAGCACGGGCGCAGGCTCGCCGCGCTGCTGCCCAAGGGCCAGCACGTCGAGATCGAAGACAGTTACACCCTCATTCCCGAGGACCAGCCCGAAAAGCTCAGCGCACACATCCGCTCCTTCCTCCTGACGGGCACAGCCGCCTCCTCGTAG
- a CDS encoding acyl carrier protein, with product MITAEEVCVRIAKKLGSKANSYTLNEDTAFDSVGLSSLQIADIVYTIEDDLEIEFDESRAASVKTVADLVKLAEETKQGSAAA from the coding sequence GTGATCACTGCTGAAGAAGTATGTGTCCGCATTGCCAAGAAGCTCGGCAGCAAGGCGAATTCGTACACGCTGAACGAGGACACCGCGTTTGACTCCGTGGGCCTGTCGAGCCTGCAGATAGCCGACATCGTCTACACGATCGAGGACGACCTCGAGATCGAATTCGACGAGAGCAGGGCCGCGAGCGTGAAGACGGTCGCGGACCTGGTGAAGCTCGCCGAGGAGACCAAGCAGGGCAGCGCAGCCGCGTGA